A segment of the Bacteriovorax sp. PP10 genome:
GAACTTACAACTAAACTTTTTAACGATAAAACAGTCTTCTTTACATCTCTTGGTTGTTCAAAAAACCTAGTAGATTCACAAGTAATGTTAGGATACTTAGGTCTTGATGGCTACTCTGTCGCAGAAGAGCCAAGCGACGCAGAAGTCATTATTGTTAACACTTGTTCATTCATTGAAGCATCGAAAAAAGAATCAGTAGATACAATCCTCGAAATGGCCGACTTTAAAGATCCAGAAATTGGTCGCTGCAAGGCACTTGTTATTTCTGGATGTATGGCACAAAGATACGCACAACAATTAGAAGAATCTATTCCAGAAGCAGATCTAATCATCGGAACAGGTGAGTACAACAAGATCACACTTCTTCTTCGCGCAATGGAAGACGGAAAACTAGAAAAAAAATCTTTCGTAGAAATCCCAATGTTCATTCACACTGAATATGACCCACGTTTAAACACTTCGCCGTTTTATACGGCGTGGTTGAAAATATCTGAAGGCTGCAATCGTAATTGTACTTTTTGTATTATTCCGAAGCTTAGAGGAAAACTGAGATCGAGATCGGTTGAGTCACTCGTAAATGAAGCTAAGAATTTAGCATCTACAGGGGTACGAGAGCTTAACCTCATCTCTCAGGATCTTTCAGACTACGGTGTAGATCTGGATGAGAATAACAAACTTGCTAATCTTCTTACTGGACTTGAACAAGTCGAAGGAATTGATTGGTTAAGATTATTCTACTTTTACCCAGATGAATTAACTGATGAAGTTATCGAGAAGATGGCGACGTCAGAAAAAATCTGTAAATATCTTGATATGCCAGTTCAACATTTTTCTACAAACGTTTTAAAACGTATGAACAGAAAAATCACTGGTGAAATTATCCACGAAAGAATTGCTCGTATAAGAAACAGAATTCCTGAGATCGTTCTTAGAACGTCTATCATCGTAGGTTTCCCTGGGGAAACTGAAGAAGACTTCGAAGCACTTCTAGAAGGAATCAAAACGGCGCGCTTTAATCACCTTGGTATCTTCAGATACTCAGATGAAGAAGGAACACCGGCATTCAAACTACAACCAAAAGTTCCTCAAGACATCATTGAAGAGCGCTTCGACAGACTGTATGAAACGCAAAGAGAGATCGTTAGAGAGCTTAACGGTGAGTTCTTAGGGAAAGTCATCCCAGTTCTAATTGAAGGTGAGCACGAAGAAACTGAGCTTCTAATCGAAGGTCGTCACTTTGGGCAAGCGCCGGATATCGACGGTAAGGTTATCATTAACGATTTAAACGGCAGAAAGATTGAAGTCGGTGATCTCGTTTATGTCGAGATCACCGAAGTTTTAGATTATGATTTAGTTGGTAAAGTGACTTCAATTAACTAGAGGCTACCCTCTGGGAATTGAAATTCTGCAGCATCAGGGTAGACCATTGTCGGCACAGCTGCTTTAGTTGCAGGTAGTGCGTAGACAGGTGCTGTGGCACAAGCACTATAATCTGGAGCATTTTCTGGTCTAAAATATGGAGCTGTAGATTCAGAAAAGTTATCATTCCAATCAGCAAAATCGTTAACAGGATTTACGACCGTTCCACCCGTTGCACGCATTAGTATTGGTGACAGTGCAAGGTCTGGCGATTCCTTATCAATTTCATGCTGTAATTTAAATTTCTGATTCCAGTCTCTCACAACGATGTTAGCAGTAGCGACAGATTCTTGGGCAGCATCAAGACAGCTTACTTGATAGTAAGGGAAGGCTCCGTCAAATGGCCCATACTTACTGTTAATCTTAACTACCTTATAAGGTTTAACAGTTCTGGCATTGTTCGCAGTTATAAAGCTTCCGCGTGGAAAACCGTTAATCATGAGGCGAGATGAACCATAGTAAGTTGTATCAGTTCCAGGAGTATAAAATGCTCCTCTTGTATCCAAAATCGTGAATAAAGTTGAGAGAGTTACATAGCTCAGACTGATGTTATCATCAACATCGGCTGCAGAGGCACTACATTTAGAACCTGATCCACCTGCTTCTGTAAAAAGGTTATTCACAATTCTTAGATTCGTAATATCACCTTTAGTAATCGGTGCTGTAAAATCCCAAGTCTTGCTAAACCCTGTGTCACTATTTGTAATAGTTCCTCTCATACCACTTTTAATAGCAGTATCTTCGAGAACATCTCTAATAGGTCCATCTAAGCAATTTGTAGCTTTACCACCACATGATATAACACTCGTACTGCTGAAAGATTCAATGGCCGTTGCCGTGGGATCGTATTTGTAAGTGTGAACAGTAATGCTTCCTTCATCACAGTTTGGACCACCTTCTAAAGAATAATTTCCATCACAATCTAGGTCTGCTGTAATCTCTCTATCAGAAGGAGTTACTACGTTTGAATTTTCCCATCTTACAACTGTCGCATTAGTCATTTTTGGTGACCATTTCCAAAATTGATAAGGAGTAATGGATACGAACTTACATACACCCGGTCCGATTGAAGCTTTAAGCTTCATACCAAAAGAGTGGATATCCTGTTCTTCTCCATCCATAAAACATCTAATGTCACGATGTCCGCGTTCGTTAAAAATATCAGCAGCATTAACTCGACATGAATTCGAGTTTTGGTAATCTCCAACTCTGTGAAGCTTGTATGAAGGTGCTCCTGATGTCTCAGATAAAGTAAAATAATCTCTAACTTCAAATCTTATATTTACCTTTGATTCGCTTAATAAGTTTTTAGCTGTGATGACATAGTCATCGTTAGCTGATCTTACAAGAGGTATACCAGAGAGAAGGCCAGTTGTTGGACTTAATGACATTCCCAGAGGTAGAGTTGGTTCTATTGAATAAGTTATCCCAGATCCAGTTACCAGGTTTGCCTTATATTCTGAGTACACACCTCTTTCAGCAGCATAATAGTTATCGTAAGCAATATCCCCAGCAGTAGACCCAATCGTAGCAGTTACACCTGCACCAGTTGAGCGCTCATCAAATTTTAAAACATCTGCATGGCGAAGATTTCTAGAAGCGATATCTGTAAGATTGATTGATCTAAAAAGATTACTTATGTAGATAGAAGTCGGGCTCGCTTGTTCGTAAACATACCCTGCAGCTCGTGCACCTGTAGATAAAGCGTCCAGACCTGCTAGGTTAGGAGTC
Coding sequences within it:
- the rimO gene encoding 30S ribosomal protein S12 methylthiotransferase RimO, with protein sequence MELTTKLFNDKTVFFTSLGCSKNLVDSQVMLGYLGLDGYSVAEEPSDAEVIIVNTCSFIEASKKESVDTILEMADFKDPEIGRCKALVISGCMAQRYAQQLEESIPEADLIIGTGEYNKITLLLRAMEDGKLEKKSFVEIPMFIHTEYDPRLNTSPFYTAWLKISEGCNRNCTFCIIPKLRGKLRSRSVESLVNEAKNLASTGVRELNLISQDLSDYGVDLDENNKLANLLTGLEQVEGIDWLRLFYFYPDELTDEVIEKMATSEKICKYLDMPVQHFSTNVLKRMNRKITGEIIHERIARIRNRIPEIVLRTSIIVGFPGETEEDFEALLEGIKTARFNHLGIFRYSDEEGTPAFKLQPKVPQDIIEERFDRLYETQREIVRELNGEFLGKVIPVLIEGEHEETELLIEGRHFGQAPDIDGKVIINDLNGRKIEVGDLVYVEITEVLDYDLVGKVTSIN
- a CDS encoding putative Ig domain-containing protein; the encoded protein is MKTFNTKLIVALFTTLVLTGCMPDSLTKFKKDPPKKAIVASDDGEEIPTGVPDGSGGVISLPDLVDATSFSYPGSNDLVLEAGVAGGFEIFGDNSFASQITRESLIQTCTVTPTLPPGLSIDTKTCAIAGTPSQVYIDTTKLNLVQKAKKDFVVTVKFLNKDSGITTLTRAIKLQILAKPTKLLYSQSSKVLLKVTGSLTAFSSLSGDLRTDDGESPSYIGKNSIYATVETLDLTNNIVGVNNKRNYDYQGNVTNFTDANFDYQPDTDPSNPKYYFRVNDDIDNDTTYSQALARITEVRNILPTYSVAPAVAPSLQPLTFANTGVNVNEVTSKRNYLEFTVSPKLPTGLTLDAITGKISGYSTVPVAMKTYQITASNALGSASYQLQLEIIDPPAQLSLTKKQVLTVGALTYSYLREGDSIVSPLSATPVPKSVHGIITKMIPSTLQLEIATIDGSFAKNDQIDLGKTFNAMIGTILTTPINFNAAVTLSAPVSIPAGGLAATSTMYAHNNTALPIFSDRVYVTATDTAAVKTGDLILGNSIVEIDAETLKVRLLAGTPNLAGLDALSTGARAAGYVYEQASPTSIYISNLFRSINLTDIASRNLRHADVLKFDERSTGAGVTATIGSTAGDIAYDNYYAAERGVYSEYKANLVTGSGITYSIEPTLPLGMSLSPTTGLLSGIPLVRSANDDYVITAKNLLSESKVNIRFEVRDYFTLSETSGAPSYKLHRVGDYQNSNSCRVNAADIFNERGHRDIRCFMDGEEQDIHSFGMKLKASIGPGVCKFVSITPYQFWKWSPKMTNATVVRWENSNVVTPSDREITADLDCDGNYSLEGGPNCDEGSITVHTYKYDPTATAIESFSSTSVISCGGKATNCLDGPIRDVLEDTAIKSGMRGTITNSDTGFSKTWDFTAPITKGDITNLRIVNNLFTEAGGSGSKCSASAADVDDNISLSYVTLSTLFTILDTRGAFYTPGTDTTYYGSSRLMINGFPRGSFITANNARTVKPYKVVKINSKYGPFDGAFPYYQVSCLDAAQESVATANIVVRDWNQKFKLQHEIDKESPDLALSPILMRATGGTVVNPVNDFADWNDNFSESTAPYFRPENAPDYSACATAPVYALPATKAAVPTMVYPDAAEFQFPEGSL